Genomic DNA from Panthera uncia isolate 11264 chromosome E3, Puncia_PCG_1.0, whole genome shotgun sequence:
TCCCTTTGAATTGGCTTTTCACACTCGGCATAACCCAAGGCTCGTCCAAGTCACTCAATCAATGGCTAACTCCATTCTGTCAATCTTAAGCGAGCACGGATGCATCACAcactcccccttcttttttttttttttttcctcattaaacttttgttttaatgggtCTCAAAATTCTGTGACAGATTTTTGGTCCAagttgtttccattaaaaagtactgattttaaaaactaataacttaaaactgccacacacacacacacacacacaaaaaaaaaacaaatggtccacaaaacattctcctttccttctgaaggTTTTACAATGCATTGTTATCATTAACCAGTCTTTTACTATTAAACTTAAATGGCCAATTGACACAAACAGTTCTGAGACTGTTCTTCCACCACTGATTAAGACTAGGGTGGCAGGTATTGGGGATAATATTCATTTAGCCTTCTGAGCTTTCTGGGCAGACTTGGTGACCTTGCCAGCTCCAGCTGCCTTCTTGTCCACTGCTTTGATGACACCCACAGCAACCGTCTGTCTCATGTCACGAACAGCAAAACGGCCCAGAGGAGGATAGTCAGAGAAGCTCTCAACACACATGGGCTTGCCAGGAACCATATCAACGATGGCAGCATCACCAGATTTTAAGAACTTGGGACCATCTTCCAGCTTTTTTCCAGAACGACGGTCAATCTTCTCCTTCAGCTCAGCAAACTTGCAGGCGATGTGAGCTGTGTGACAGTCCAGCACAGGTGCATATCCGGCACTGATTTGGCCTGGATGGTTCAGGATAATCACCTGAGCTGTGAAGCCAGCTGCTTCCATTGGTGGGTCATTTTTGCTATCACCNNNNNNNNNNTGATGGTCACATAGTACTTGCTGGTCTCGAATTTCCACAGGGAGATATCAATGGTGATACCACGTTCACGTTCGGCTTTCAGTTTATCCAAGACCCAGGCATACTTGAAGGAGCCCTTTCCCATCTCAGCAGCCTCCTTCTCAAATTTTTCGATAGTTCTTTTGTCGATCCCACCACATTTGTAGATCAGATGCCCAGTAGTGGTAGACTTGCCCGAATCTACGTGTCCAATGACGACGATGTTGATATGagtcttttcctttcccattttggtTTAGGTTTAGCGGTGGTTTTCACGACACCTGTGTTCTGGCGGCAAACCCGTTGCGAAAAAGCACACACTCCCCATTCTTATTCTCAGTTTGGTGCCACTGCAAACAAAATGGCTGTGACATTCATGGACGAGTTCGTGCAGGGAAAGAAGTCTTCATTCTCTGGGATAAATCTGACCTGTTTTTGAGCTTTCTCCCACCTCCTCACTGGGTTAGGTAGCAGCCAGCACGTGCGATACTGGCCGAAGACGGGATTGGGCAACTCTTGCTCCCTTGTGGGAACTAGAACGTGGTGCTTGGACCCAGAGACGGCCCTTCCTGGGAACGGGTGACCAGAGGGGATGCAGAGCTCGGAGTGAAGTATCTGAAACGCCCACACTTGGAAGAGGGTCAGAGCCTCACGGCGGTCGTCTCTCacagttcagtttttaaaattttttttgcatcgACACCCAAATGACTTGTCTCCCTCTGAATGTTCTGTTTCAGATGACATTTGATTTAACCAGCAGACATTTTAAGGTAAAGACATactaaacaggggcacctgggtgtctcagttggttaagcatccaattcctgattttggctcaggtcatgatttcacagtttgtgagttcgagccccacattgggctctgtctgtgccgagtgtggagcctgcttgggattctctctccctctctctttttgcccctccctcacttgtgttctctctctcaaaaataaacttaaaaaaaaaaaaaaaaaaagacaatgtcctattttttaagtaaaatacaaCAGTCTCCACAAAATTCATCTCAgacttttcctttttcaggaaAGACTGACAGCATGTCACGTGAACATCACAAGGAAAATAATCTAAGGTGACCAAAGTGCTTCAGGGTAAAAGATAGGAAAAGCTCGTATTTTATCGCTCAAAG
This window encodes:
- the LOC125928569 gene encoding elongation factor 1-alpha 1-like, with translation MEAAGFTAQVIILNHPGQISAGYAPVLDCHTAHIACKFAELKEKIDRRSGKKLEDGPKFLKSGDAAIVDMVPGKPMCVESFSDYPPLGRFAVRDMRQTVAVGVIKAVDKKAAGAGKVTKSAQKAQKAK